The following coding sequences lie in one Anticarsia gemmatalis isolate Benzon Research Colony breed Stoneville strain chromosome 16, ilAntGemm2 primary, whole genome shotgun sequence genomic window:
- the LOC142979464 gene encoding uncharacterized protein LOC142979464: MAPYTGTVSPDQIEMLLNFLQDHKELARGQLRSCEGKVKARRLWQELCTNLNSMGGCTKTVKQWQKVWFDKKHIAKKAAANSRRSSAGGGPSSAPSLSQWEERVISIIEDGFGLGQASASVSTFYDTADSNPPSSSQASLPQAPKLEHIDFSEPSSPSSIDQPIESPRLTTSSRSQSTRPRTRRLAPPGSTIRRLLAIEEGRVATERQIHNELTGIRVALVDLCGLFRDYLNRN; the protein is encoded by the exons ATGGCTCCTTACACGGGCACGGTGTCTCCAGACCAAATAGAGATGCTTCTTAACTTTCTACAAGACCACAAAGAGCTCGCTCGCGGTCAGTTGAGGAGCTGCGAGGGCAAAGTAAAGGCTCGGAGACTGTGGCAAGAACTGTGCACTAACCTTAACTCAATGGGAGGGTGCACAAAAACTGTGAAGCAGTGGCAAAAG GTTTGGTTTGACAAAAAGCACATTGCCAAGAAAGCTGCTGCCAATTCTCGCAGATCTTCAGCTGGGGGTGGTCCATCATCCGCTCCTTCTCTCAGCCAATGGGAAGAGAGGGTAATATCCATCATAGAAGATGGGTTCGGTCTGGGTCAAGCATCGGCTAGTGTATCAACATTTTATGAT ACAGCCGATTCAAATCCACCGAGCTCCAGTCAAGCAAGCCTACCACAGGCTCCTAAACTGGAACACATTGATTTCTCTGAACCTAGCAGTCCATCCAGCATAGATCAACCCATTGAGAGTCCGCGATTGACTACTTCCAGCC GCTCACAATCTACACGTCCCAGAACAAGGCGACTAGCTCCCCCTGGCTCTACAATAAGAAGACTACTCGCTATAGAAGAGGGCCGGGTAGCGACTGAAAGACAAATACATAACGAACTGACAGGCATTAGAGTTGCCTTGGTAGACCTGTGCGGCTTGTTCCGTGACTATTTGAATAGAAATTAA